A section of the Polynucleobacter sp. AP-Sving-400A-A2 genome encodes:
- a CDS encoding MFS transporter → MLSTLQSWLKDFRVYLEWPCLRMLFLGFSAGLPLLLILGTLSFWLREAGIDRSTIGYLTWVGLIYAFKWMWAPLVDRLPIPLLSRSFGRRRSWLLFAQLLIVLGLVGMASIDPKVQLTPIVWCALLVAFGSATQDIALDAFRIESADSDHQAALAATYQTGYRLALIWSGAGVLWLAARAESGIAGYDPAAWQFAYLCMALSIGVGVVTTLFSKEPVRIELAKARNAKAWLHQTLIEPFADFIKRYGWHAILILSLIAIYRISDVVMGIMANPFYVDMGYTKDEVAAVSKVFGVVMTLVGAFVGGVLTLRFGVMRILFLGAILSAVSNLLFAWLATQGHDLQGLIWVISADNLSSGIATAAFIAFLSALTNIQYSATQYALFSSMMLLLPKWLAGFSGVFVNHFGYSNFFISTAIIGAPVLILIWLTIHFKVVEFKKHDSQVSK, encoded by the coding sequence GTGCTTAGTACCCTTCAGTCCTGGCTAAAGGATTTTCGGGTTTACCTCGAATGGCCTTGCCTTCGAATGCTCTTTTTGGGATTCTCTGCAGGCCTGCCGCTATTACTGATTTTAGGAACGCTGAGCTTTTGGCTTAGAGAGGCTGGCATTGATCGCAGCACGATTGGTTACCTCACCTGGGTTGGCTTGATTTATGCGTTTAAGTGGATGTGGGCGCCTTTGGTGGATCGATTACCCATCCCCTTACTTTCAAGATCATTTGGCAGAAGGCGTAGCTGGCTACTTTTTGCGCAATTGTTGATTGTTCTTGGCCTAGTCGGTATGGCAAGTATTGACCCCAAGGTTCAACTGACACCGATTGTGTGGTGTGCACTCCTGGTTGCCTTTGGCTCTGCCACTCAAGATATTGCTTTAGATGCTTTTCGGATCGAGTCTGCAGATAGTGATCACCAAGCGGCTCTGGCGGCCACTTACCAAACAGGGTATCGATTAGCTTTAATTTGGTCTGGTGCTGGTGTTCTCTGGTTGGCTGCCCGCGCTGAATCTGGTATCGCTGGTTATGATCCAGCTGCCTGGCAATTTGCTTATCTTTGTATGGCGCTCTCTATCGGTGTGGGTGTGGTCACTACTTTGTTTAGTAAAGAGCCCGTTCGTATTGAGCTTGCAAAAGCACGCAATGCAAAAGCATGGCTACATCAAACTTTGATTGAGCCATTTGCAGACTTTATTAAGCGCTATGGTTGGCACGCTATTTTGATTTTGTCTTTAATTGCCATCTACCGAATTAGTGATGTGGTGATGGGGATTATGGCCAACCCGTTTTATGTTGACATGGGCTATACCAAAGATGAGGTAGCAGCAGTGAGTAAGGTCTTTGGTGTCGTGATGACCTTGGTCGGCGCCTTTGTTGGAGGCGTGCTCACTTTGCGTTTCGGCGTGATGCGGATTTTGTTTCTAGGTGCGATTTTATCGGCTGTTAGCAATTTGTTATTTGCTTGGCTTGCCACGCAGGGCCATGACTTGCAGGGTTTGATCTGGGTCATCTCTGCTGACAATCTGAGTTCTGGTATTGCAACGGCAGCCTTCATTGCCTTCTTATCGGCATTGACGAATATTCAGTACTCTGCAACCCAGTACGCCTTGTTTAGTTCGATGATGCTTTTGTTGCCAAAGTGGCTGGCTGGATTCTCAGGCGTGTTTGTAAATCACTTTGGTTATTCAAACTTTTTTATCAGTACCGCAATTATTGGTGCGCCGGTCCTAATTCTGATTTGGCTCACTATTCATTTCAAAGTGGTTGAATTTAAAAAGCACGACTCGCAGGTTTCTAAATAG
- a CDS encoding exodeoxyribonuclease III produces MLRIISANLNGIRSAVKKGFLPWVVKQKADFVCMQELKAQQDDLEDAILNPDGLHGFFHHAEKKGYSGCGIYTPHKPDEVLYGYGNEEFDAEGRYVEARFKKLSVISVYMPSGSSSPERQEAKYRYLDSFLPHLVELKKSGREIVLCGDVNIAHNEIDLKNWKGNLKNSGFLPEERAWLTNLFGKVGYVDVYRKLEPEATDTCYTWWSNRGQAYAKNVGWRIDYHITTPGIAASAKNTAVYKDERFSDHAPLTVDYDWSI; encoded by the coding sequence ATGTTACGCATCATTTCTGCCAACCTCAACGGTATCCGCTCGGCGGTCAAAAAAGGCTTCTTGCCTTGGGTTGTAAAGCAAAAAGCGGACTTTGTTTGCATGCAGGAGCTTAAGGCTCAGCAGGATGATCTAGAGGATGCCATCCTCAATCCAGACGGCCTGCATGGCTTCTTTCATCATGCTGAGAAAAAGGGTTACAGCGGCTGCGGCATCTATACCCCACACAAGCCCGATGAGGTGCTCTATGGGTATGGTAATGAGGAGTTTGATGCTGAGGGGCGTTATGTCGAAGCTCGGTTCAAAAAGCTTTCAGTCATCTCGGTATACATGCCCTCAGGCTCAAGCTCGCCAGAAAGGCAAGAGGCTAAGTATCGGTATCTGGATTCTTTCTTGCCGCACCTAGTAGAGCTCAAGAAATCAGGGCGTGAGATTGTGCTGTGTGGCGACGTTAATATTGCCCACAATGAGATTGACCTCAAGAACTGGAAAGGCAATCTCAAGAACTCGGGATTTTTGCCAGAGGAGCGCGCTTGGCTAACAAACCTGTTTGGTAAAGTCGGCTATGTAGATGTTTATAGAAAGCTAGAGCCTGAGGCTACTGATACCTGCTACACCTGGTGGAGTAATCGTGGTCAAGCATACGCCAAGAACGTAGGTTGGCGTATCGACTATCACATCACCACCCCAGGGATTGCAGCAAGCGCTAAGAATACTGCTGTGTATAAAGATGAGCGCTTCTCAGATCACGCCCCACTGACAGTAGATTACGACTGGTCTATTTAG